A genomic window from Quercus lobata isolate SW786 chromosome 10, ValleyOak3.0 Primary Assembly, whole genome shotgun sequence includes:
- the LOC115962712 gene encoding uncharacterized protein LOC115962712 — protein sequence MGNIQQKKGRGNTQQNGQGNLVFTCQICVKPIQLNQIFNNKNKCSHAVCKDCIAKYIQDKIDTKDKVPSIQCPGLNCNQFLDPLFCRKIIQKPRCFLMNFRCGTCFDEDNSNKREDLRRKGIQQQKRMKDNSHKRMKDNSHKGGGNWQQQQNNDFLARNCFFGEMASMGYL from the exons ATGGGAAACATCCAGCAAAAAAAAGGCAGGGGAAACACGCAGCAGAATGGGCAAGGTAATCTAGTCTTCACTTGTCAAATATGCGTAAAGCCGATACAATTAAACCAGATattcaataacaaaaacaagtgTTCACACGCTGTTTGCAAGGACTGCATAGCCAAATACATCCAAGACAAGATTGACACCAAGGACAAGGTGCccagcattcaatgccctggcTTGAACTGCAACCAGTTTTTGGACCCTCTCTTTTGCAGGAAAATAATCCAAAAACCACGTTGCTTCTTAATGAACTTCAG ATGTGGGACTTGTTTCGATGAAGACAACAGCAATAAACGTGAAGACCTCCGCCGTAAAGGTATTCAGCagcaaaaaagaatgaaagacaACAGCCATAAAAGAATGAAAGACAACAGCCATAAAGGTGGAGGCAACTGGCAGCAGCAACAAAATAATGATTTTCTGGCCCGCAACTGCTTCTTCGGGGAGATGGCTTCTATGggttatttataa